Genomic window (Ailuropoda melanoleuca isolate Jingjing chromosome 7, ASM200744v2, whole genome shotgun sequence):
CCTGCACGACCTCTCTTGACTTCTGTCGAGCTGACTAAGTTCCCTCACTGATGACTACGAACATACTTACCTTTGGGGTTTAAAAGGCAGAAACTCAGGCAAGGTGACACATTCACAGCATGAGTCACTCTGCGGATCCGGGGAGGGAGAGGCACTCCCGCCAGTCAGGACCGCAGCCTGGCCCTCTGGGCACCGGCGTCCTTCCGCTCCCGCCGCCCGCCTGGGACCAGCTCCTCGGGCTGTCCATACACGTGGCTAAGAGCAGCCGTGTCTCTGCCTCGGGGCAGGTGACCAGCGGGGACTGGCCAGTGCGGGGTCCCAGACTCGtttctggggagagagggaaggactgGCTCAGCCTGGGACACCCGTCCACCCTGACCCCAGCAAGCCAAGGCCagagggctgggagccagggtACAAGTGCACTGCCCAGggccaggctcagagaggagagcAAGGGCTGGTTAGCGCCCTGAAACCCACGGGCTGCAGGGCTTTCCGGTGGGAGCAACTGAGGCTCAGCTCAGCCCCAAGATGTTGAAGATATGGCAGGTCTGACCTCGACCCTGACCCCAAAACCATGAGTGCCGGGACCTCTGCCGGCCTTGGTTTGCTCATCTTCAAACATGGGACCCACCACACCGGCGGGGTCTACCCGGGGCTCCTGCCTGACAAGCGCTGGGCAGGACCGTGGGGGAGGCTGATGCCTTCTGGGCCTGGGAGGCCCTGGATTCCAGGTGGTGGGCCGTGGGGCCTGTATGGCTTCAGGCCGCGATGGGGCCTGTTTGCCAGAATGGTGTGCATGGACCAGCCCACGCTGATGGTGCGCTGGGGTTTGGCTGGGTCACCGGTAATGGCCCTGCTTTTCTCTGAACCTAACTCCTCGAGGGTCTGCAAAGTCAGGATCCCAGtgcctgctctgcccctcccacagctgCCTGGGGTCCATTCCCCTGCCGCTTTCTGGCCACTTCAGGGCAAGGCTGAGGTGGGCTGCCGTATCCTGTCAGCCCCACAggagggcagggtgtgggggagtCGGGCCAGCAGCTGTCTGCTTTGCTTTGCCTCACCTCAACGAAAAGCATGAAATGCATCTGGACAGCAGGCCTGGCCCCTGCCCAGCATCCCCCCGCCAGCCGCCTCGCCTGCACACCCAGCTCCCTGGATCCGGCCCCAGGTCGGCCTGCACCCTTGGCAGGGCCAGCGGGCCAGCTGGCCTCAGCTGCCCCCGGGGGCCGGGGCGGGTGGGAGCTGCCCGGCAGGGTGCCCAGGAATGTGGGGGTCCCCGGGGCTCCTGCTTTGTCTGTCTGTGTGGCCTGTGCTGTGTCTTCCTGACTCGGGCCCTGTCTGCATCTGCCTGTCTGCACCTCTGTCTGAATTTGGAGCTGTCTGTGAGTCTGTGTCTCGCTGTCTCATCACTTTGGGTCTGTCCAGACCTGCCATgctgtctgtctatctgtctgcCCCGAGTCTGGGTTCCCACCCCAGCCTTGCCTCCGAAGCAGAGTGTTGCCTGGGAAAGACTGTCCATGTCAGTACGTGGCCACGCTCCGCGCCGTCTGTAGACACGGTGCTGGCCTTCATGCCCAGcccggcccctccctccccatgcaCTAGCTGCTCAGATCTTGAGCCTCCGAATGAAAATCCCATGTCAATTCTCACACATTCCTGGAAGGGGAAAAATGGGCCCAGATTCCAGCAAGTCTTTGGCAAGGTTTATCAAAAACTTTAGAAACGTGCACACCATAAAACTCCTCATTGCGCATTCCTGTAACCGTACAAAGTAGGAGATAATGTAAGTACTCCCCCATAGAGCCTGACTGAGTAAGCTCGGCTTACCCGCACTGTGGAGCACGACGAAGCCCGGAAAAGAAGCCAGGCTCTGCAGGGGTCCCTGGGCATGTTCCGTGTGGCCAGGGCACATGTGTCCCATGCAGTGATAGACAGCCTGGTGAgacggggaaggggcagaaagtaGATACAGAATGCCATTTTAGcttaagagaaggaaggaagtacatacttcttatatttttagaaaggagCAATTGGAAGATATACCTAGAActaagtaaaattatttattccctctggggcagagcagggacgAGGCGGGAAGGGAGACCTCTCTGCATGCCCCTGGTTGTAAGCTTCTGACTTTGGAACCAAATGTTTTCTACcattaaaaggcaaaattaagtcaattaaaaagaaaaagaaggtaagaaCTAACTAGAATAAATGAGTCTGGGTATCGAGTTGGTGGGAAAACCATCCTAAGAATTATATCAAGTGACCTTGAGACGGTCTCTTTACTGTCCACCCCTGAGGGgtaagaacaaaaaagaatatcGAATAAGTATCATGTTCCATTCAGTAGATGTGTTAGTAAAATTATGggtaatgttatttttaaattattatatataatagggaaaaacaaataaggaGTAAAGTCAATATAAACTcatgttttattcttctcttccttaaaaaaaaaaaaagtattccctGGCTCTGGTGTCTGAAAAAGCCTAGAACCAATGAAAACCCTAGCACCTCAGGGCTCAAACTATGTTCTCTACCAACCACCTCCCACGAGCAGACCCAGGCTGTCAGAGACGAACAGTCGGTCCCAAGGTCAAGATGAGCTGGGACTTTTTGTatctaaaagcaaaatattttcagggATCAGTGGGGGTCCCATCAAAATGACACAGGAGTGAACATGGAGGGGGCCCTAAACCCACTGTCCCGATGGGATCATTTGAACATCAAAAAGTAcatcaaatatatagaaatcagTGAGAGCACAGTGATCTTAGGAAACCACCACACACCTCTTGGGGAGCCAGCGTGTTCTGAATATTGATAAAGAACTGAGcatccgggggcacctgggtggctcagtcggttgggcatctgccttcggctcaggtcatgaccctagagtcctgggatcgagccctgtgtcgggctccctgctcagcggggagtctgcttctccctctgccgctccccctgcctgtgcacttGCTCaagctcttaaataaataaataaataaaatcttaaaaaaaaaaaaaaactcagcatgCGGACCTTTCCCCTGCAAACTGTATTTTAGGATAACCGTGTAGGTATTAGGGAAAGTTCTTTAGAGAAGAACCAGAGTTGATAAATGCAGAAGAGAAGACAGTGTGTGAAAAGTCACTCTTTGCAGCCCCTAATGAGATAATGGATCGAGGTAACCATCCCCGGAAGCTGCTAGATCAATGAGGTGGAGGGCCAGTAAGGAACTTTCCAGTGCAGGAACTGGGCTGACAGCAGCCGACCCCACCCGTTATTCTCGACGTGACAACGAGAGGGACACAGTCTCTGCCCCTGAAAGTGATGGGACAGGAAGCCATTTTAGAGGACGAAGCAGTGAGAGAGGAGCGTGCCCAGCGCCACTCGAGGAGACCCAGCCAGCTCTGGTACATGGAAAATTCTGTCAGAGAAATGACCCAGTTTCTTCTATAAACaacctggggtggggagtgggcgaGGAGAGTGCAGGGAACTGAAATGTTCTGGAGTCAAAAGAGCCAAACGCAACTGGATCCTGATTTGAACAAACCAACtgtaaaaagacattttggaGCGGATGGAAGGAAGCTGAACACAgactgggtattttttttaaagtcttcatcTGTCAGATTTTGCACGAAACTGATATGCTCTGGGATTTCCTTTAATAGCCTCAGTTGCCTCCACGCCTTGCCCCTGCAAAAGAGGGATGGCGAATTGGAGCCGGGTATGCTGGAGCCAGCGACTCCTGGCTCGTGGGAGACGCTTGCTAGCCATCCAGGAACTTCGCAAGCCGGCTGTCAAACCTGTGTAACTGGAGCCAGGCCATAGTGAGAACGGGCATCCGCGACGGCTACAAGGCCGGGCGCTTTGATTCTAGAACGGGTTTATCGGCGCCCGGCTGGACGGACGGCACAGCTAACAGCACAGCCCATGACGCACGTTCGTTCTGCTTGTGTCTGTGTGATTTGCGCCGTGATGGAGCGTTTACAAAAGGACCTGTCCTTTGGCCTAGAAACcccacttctaagaatttatccgcAAAGAGTCGTTGAAGCAGGCCGTGGCTTGGATGACTCCGATCGCTTAGCTACGAGAACAATTCCTGAAAAACACCCACTTCGAGTATTTCCTTTGAAtgtaaacaacctaaatatcAAAAAAGGGTTGGTTTTTTCAGTCGTGCACGACGAGAGTGCTGGAAAGCGGCTGTTCGACGCCGCGGGGTACTCAACGTCCCTGAGCAGCGCACGTAACAAGGTGACGATGGCAGAGCGCCGCGTATGTGTTTTACCCCgactaaacattttaaagaaaacagatcGGTTATGTCATATGATGGAATATGCCTAGAAATCATGTCgcagaagaaaatgtaatgatATGGAAAAATAAGGATGATCTCGTTCGGTTACAAAACCATATGTTCAGCTTGACTGTGTTTGGGTGAATTTAAAAATGCGTGAGCTCGCAAGAGCCAGGCTGGAAGGGCGCCATTCCCAGAGCGCGTGCTACGCTGAGCGCTGAAGCATGTGCTCACGAGCTCTTCTCCGAGCCCCGCGAGCAGCAGCGCCCCCAGATGTGAAAGCCAGGCCcccggggagggagggcagagccgGCCTGggtctcctcctgcccctgcctcctgcgCGCATGCCCCGGGGTGTTTGAGCTCCCCTTTCCGCCAGTTTCCTCAACTTTCCAAACTGGCCGGGGTTGCTTTTGCCGTGAGGAAGCAAGGGTGCAGTAAGGCTGGTGGCGTGTGTTGCAGGCTGTTGATGGAGAAGGGGGCGGATGACAGCCGGGACAGTGGTCATCACTGGGGGCATCTTGGCGACTGTGATTCTGCTCTGCATCATTGCTGTCCTGTGCTACTGCCGGCTCCAGGTACTCCCGGGGCGCGGAGGGGGGTGCGAGGGGGAGCCCCCCGACCCGCGAGGGCTGGGGCCCGGGAAGAGGGGAAGGGTCGGGTCCTGCGGGCTCACCTCACCCAGGGCTTCCCGGACTCCCTGCAAGGGGAGgccactgaggctcagggaggctgaGGGACTTAGCAAGAGGCACACAGCTGCCAAGCTGGAAAGCAGGGGTGAGCGCCTGGGCTGTGCTActcgccccaccccgcccctgcgctctcccttccctgccacacCGTAGGGCCCTCCACGTCTCCCCGAAGGGAGGGGAAGCCATAAGGGCAGGGCAAGGCAGCACCGCCCAGTGCCCGTCTTCAGGCTGCCTGacccttctgtgcctcagtttccccacctgcaaaaTGGCGATGATTCTCACGCCTGCCTCCGGCTGCGGTGGGGACGAAACCAGCCCGTGCCTCCCTGCAGCGCTCAGAGGGGGCCTGGCCCGAGCGTGCTCCCCCTAGTGTGGCCACCGTGCGCGTGGGGGGTGGGCGGGAGCCGGGGGTCACCAGCCTTCTGCCTGCAGTATTACTGCTGCAAGAAGGACGAGtcggaggaggacgaggaggagccTGACTTCGCCGTGCACTCGCACCTGCCCCCGCTGCCCTGCGGCCGCAACCTCGTGCTGCCCAACGGGCCGGCGCTCTACCCGGCCGCCTCCACCTCCTTCAGCCAGAAGACCCCACAGGCCCGCGCCCTCTGCCGCAGCTGCTCCCACTACGAGCCCCCCGCCTTCTTCCTGCAGGAGCCCGAGGACGAGGGCGTGCGCAACGGCGGGGAGCGCGTGGCCTACCAGAGCATCGGCCAGGAGGACACGGAGCTGCCGCCCGCGAGCTTTGCAGGCCTGCAGGCGCTCAACCCCAACCGCCTGTCGGCCATGCGGGAGGCCTTCTCCCGGAGCCGCAGCATCAGCACCGACGTCTGAGCGGCCCCACCTGCCCGCCGGGTCCCCGGACCATGCTGGGCTCCCCGGCATGCATCGGCCTGGCCCTGGGCCCGAACCAGGGCTCGGCCCAGCCCTCCTCGCCTCCCGGTCACCACGGGGGCCCGCGGGGGAGCTCCGCGGCTCACGGCAGGGGTAAGGCCCCGTGAGCACACGCGTGGCCGCCAGGGTTAGGGGCTGTGGGGCcggaaggcaggcaggcacagGCGAGCGGTGGTTCCCGGGTGTCAGGCTGCAGGACAAGGCGGAGACACCAGGCTCCTGACGCTGAAGATACCCTTCAGTGAAGCCGCCGCGGAgcgtgcccccctccccagccccgggaACGTGGCCATCCCTGGCTGCGAGACCTGACCCTGTCCCCCGCTCCCTGGGGCTCCGCCTTCCCACCTGTTCGAGGAAGAGGAGGTGACCGCAACGTCACTGGCCCAGTAGCAAGTGCAGACCAAGTATTCTGTCCCGGAACGGGGGccgctgcctcccccaccctgccccccccacagCCCTGGCTTCCAGTGCCGGGCCGCTGAGACAACTCTCTGGGCTGGCCTGCCTGCAGGTGCCCTGGAAGAGTTTCAGGGGCGGCTGGGCCCTCGCCACTCACAGCCCCAACTGGCTTTTTGGTGAAAGAGGGAGGCACCAAGGGAAGAAGAGGCCACGTGCCAACCCCCTGCCTCTGGAGCGTCCACACGACGATACGCGCCCCATTCCACAGCCCCGGTGCGGTAGGGTAGACGAGCGAGGATGGGGACCTAAAAGACCCACTGTCTCCCCGTGAGGCCTGGGACAGGCCCTCCTACCCGCTGGGCCTCAGCCTCCGGGAGCCCTTCAAGCTCTGGTCCGCAGGGGAGACACCCCGAGCTCTCCCACCCAACCCCTGTGTCTCAGGAGGGTCGGGGAGCAAGGCCCATGATCCTGATCTCACTCCATGGCGGAACGCAACTGAGCCCACTCtccagcaagctcccagcagGGCCAGGGTCTCCCTGGGAGCCCAGCCTCCAACTCCCTCCCTCTGGCTGGGGAAGTGATGCCCAGTGGCCACCCCAGGGAAATGTCCCAACCCCAGGGTCCCGGGCACGGGCAACGCTGCCCCTCCACCCAGCCGGGGGCAGCATTTCCTCCTCTGCAGCAGGGCCCCAGAGCCCCCTGCCCTCTCGGGGCCCACCGTGGAGCCCCCAGGGTAGGGGAGCCTCTGCCTGCCAGGGAGGCAGACCAAGCTCCTCAGCCACGCCATCTTCCTAAAAGACAAACAGATCTTTGAGGACCCCAAGCCGCGGGCAGCCTGTGCCCGCCTCTTGCCGAAAGCCCCGAGGAGTGGAGTCATCTGGATGGGAGCAGAGTTAGGGAAGACTTAACTATTTTTAGCGTTCTGgattatttctccttcttcctttctccttctgcctcagttCGGACACGCTAATGGAATCCATCCCCAACTTTCCCCGCAGCCCAAGCTCCCTTCCTTTGTGGAACCCCATGAGTTCGTTTTGTGCATTTACTTGGGgggtgggttggggtgggggggcgagcCCCGGGAGGTGGCGGTTCTGTGCCGggttcctctttccttctctggtcTCTATTCTCTGTATAGATTCATAGATCCACTTGAAATGAGATAAGCCCCCTTCCGTGTGAGCTCATACAGCTGCACTGCGGGGACCTGCGGGGAGCTGGTGCTCCCTGAGAAAAGCGAACGCCAATAAAACTCATCTCCGGCATCACCACGCCGCCACCGCCGCCACTGCTGCCACTACCGCCTTCGGTCAGCCTGGGATTCCAGGCCAGCCCAGACCCCTCCCCGGCACTGTCTGGGCGGGGGCCACGTCCAGCCCCGTGCCAGGCAGAGTCTGCCTGTCCTCTCCCATCTGGGGGATCCGCCACAGCACGGCGCATCTCAGGGTGTTTCCCAGGGTGGTCGTGTCTGTCTGCCAAGGCTGGGAGCCACTGGCCTAAACTCTGAGCTCCTGGAGAGTGGGGTGGAGGTGACGGGCTGAGTCACCTGGGACGAGTGGTGGAGGGCCTCTGGGCCTGTGCTAGCATCAACACGGTGGGGTGATAGCGATGCCCCCTTCACGGGGCTCTTAGGAAACGTGTGACGCAGAGCCTGGCATACAGTGAGTGCACAGTGAGTGTT
Coding sequences:
- the FAM163B gene encoding protein FAM163B; amino-acid sequence: MTAGTVVITGGILATVILLCIIAVLCYCRLQYYCCKKDESEEDEEEPDFAVHSHLPPLPCGRNLVLPNGPALYPAASTSFSQKTPQARALCRSCSHYEPPAFFLQEPEDEGVRNGGERVAYQSIGQEDTELPPASFAGLQALNPNRLSAMREAFSRSRSISTDV